A genomic segment from Hemitrygon akajei chromosome 27, sHemAka1.3, whole genome shotgun sequence encodes:
- the tmem167b gene encoding protein kish-B, whose protein sequence is MTNVYSFDGLLVFGLLFICTCAYLKKVPRLNKWLLSEKKGVWGVFYKAAVIGTRLHVPVALSCLVTGVYVLFIK, encoded by the exons ATGACCAACG TATATTCTTTCGACGGGCTCCTGGTTTTTGGTTTGCTTTTTATATGCACCTGTGCATATTTAAAGAAAGTTCCACGTCTGAATAAATGGCTGCTTTCTGAAAAgaaaggggtgtggggtgtatttTACAAAG CTGCAGTAATAGGAACAAGGCTTCATGTACCAGTTGCACTCTCTTGCCTTGTCACAGGTGTTTATGTTCTGTTTATTAAATAA